aaccgctggtaccgagactacatttcaccctgatgtgacagtggcGTCACATccgggtcacgtcagtataaagctggtttccacagaggagtaagatatcttactcctcagTGCTCAATTTCATACTACCATgcggttgcaatgagcggcgtggcgccgcgcattgcagacaaagcggacacaatcaagacttgtcattggttgaaacgctctgccgcttgccggtgttcgtgatcgcgcgccattatcgtgatgatcggggattcctttttttgtgatgaaggcaccagccgaaatgtccgttttcagaatgcaatgaacataactctgtactcccgggagatgatgtattttgcgacactcatggcggaaagagatatgaaacgaattttattaggcgcagcatcactcgctggagttcgatggcgctggtgtacatacgcacgcggcttaaagacaccgcatagatctTGTGGCCGAAACAGCTGTTCTGcagcgttgacatcactgccacatcggggtgaaaaatggtataggtaatagatgactatgaaacctcaaactcgcccctcgataaaggttggcaattgaagcaggcctcagtttagcgaactttgtctagtttaatgcgatgcgagtgcaagcgccgctcagactgtgaaggtttctggataccgaatatgggtttagattaggcctatatcatgtcctctaggccatataatttatttttggaaaggaaagtctaatcttggagcctattcaattgagaagggactggattttgtcataataatataaaaattaataatgaATGCCTCGCGAttattttgatatccagccatagtattttaattgattaaactatCATAacgctatatctttactagcttcatgcagtAATTTGCAGACCCCCTtgaccttctacatgtagtgagtaccacattagattgtgtttacaagaaataataagcgctgtctcctcgaaatttcttatgccatcagctttgatgattaaatattatctacaactcggcacctgtgttcaaggcctttcttttatctattgacctcaaaagaaaggattagaatgatcagaatgcgtccctgacccctttccacacattaataatgagtcggtaagggcgtgctaccgttatacttcaatgagtacgtatggctactacgcagttcaatggccttattgtgatctggcgggagttttaaaagcacggtccctgactgcgtgggcatatttccattacaaggaacaatagagaccaattgcctggcaatgacatcacatgtaATCCCACTCTATCGTGTGACTataacattataggctggtggtcacttataatacgatcagtacgaaaagtccaatgcgattattaatgtattttctaaaattaaaagaaccactttttagcgggaatttttgtaagttacacagctgaagttgtgaaagggttgaaagactacaatattacggcttaaacaagaatttctttgtttggtcgttattcctatagactcatcccttaaacTAATGGTATCTCATGTGTTCGGTCAGGCAATTTAGATGTACACGATTGTGTCTCAAAACAATAtagctttatttttatttacttttattcACTGAAATTAGCTTTTGACAATGAATGGTGCAAGCCTTGATTGTTATCTTCTGCAAGAGTTAGATTCTATGATAAACATTTGTTTAGATGAATCACTTTTAGCCCAAGTTTAGTTTATttcctttatttatttttgtaaattgggAACAAACTAAAAGAGAAAAgcaaagtgaaaaaaaaagtcaTCAGATACTTTCTTGCAAAGCTTAAGTAGAAAAACTCACTTCAGTTGCAGCCTTCTTTGCTGGCGTTTCACCCTCTGCAGCTGGTTCGGTGTCTGCATCCTAGGAAAGAAACATTGAATTTCATTTAATAGCATTTAATATTATTCATTTGCTATGAACTAGTCTAGTACACTGAATCATCAAATTTGTGCTGTACTTCCCCAATatgtctttatcataaacataaattTGACATCTACAGTATCCAATAACATACTGAGATTAGTAATAATGGTAAATGAagatactgagttacagttactggaactagggaTGGACAATCCCAAGGTCAAGGTGGGTGCAGGGATGgaccatacaatcaccccccaatGTTAGTTCCTGTtagtaactgtaactcagtagCTTCATTTATCATTATGACATTATTGGATGtagattattatcatgattatgtaaacACTGAGGTCTTGCTTGCAGGACTACCCCCCATCTTTTTGCATATTCATTCATTTTGACCCAAATTAActgcatatttgaccattttagcctgCATTTGTTcaagtttaaaagggcatttcgtaatcCCTActgttttcaaaaaaagttgagatttttatatcactggaaacctctggctacataatgtttacaaaaattttcttgcagattaattcgtttagcaaagatattgtgaaatttgaatttcgttctggcacaacacattgtctatagagcagtgtaatatacTCCTTTAACATCATAATTTGACAGTTTTAGCTTCAACACTGATCAGAGTAATGACATAATTCATGCCTGCatgcagttgtagtaactacaaatttcaaacgtttgaggacttgttctcaagttgtagcaggttctattataaatgttgcaaaatattaaatttgacaataattcccagtgggcacaagttaggatttcgacgttgaatcaacgttgatacaacgttgacgTTTCAACCTatcctgatttcaacccgatttcaacctagaggttagttgaaatgaggttgaaatttcaacgttgatacaacgttgaaatttcaacctcatttcaactaacctctaggttgaaatcgggttgaaatcaggtggaactcaatcaggttgaagtccatttgcaaatacaacgtgatttcaacctgatttcaacgtcgaaatttcaacgtgatttcaacgtcaggtgtgcccactgggattaacaacctgtttgacctctccatatattcatacattgctcacctgttttcatattacaaatgtgtattaatttgcaaacatttttggagcaAACAATTTCTTTGTACCGAcagctaaggccaaaaaaaaattgtttgcttgccctcaaataattttaacaattgggtcggtcggtcgggatttcttcttttttttctttttttttttttaattaccgtactagcaaactctactgtttgtattaattaagggggtactacacccctcgataattttgtgtctatttttgcatttttctcaaaaactaatatcacactggtaacaaaagttatgtatattataggggcaaggaatccaattactatactggaatttcagtgaccaaagacaagcggtttgttatttatgataagaaataaggtaccgctatgatgtacctcgttttctatcatatatactgaaccgcttgtcttgagtcactgaaatttcagtgtagtaattggattccttgccccaataatatacataacttttgttaccaatattatttttgaaaaatacaaaaatagtcataaatttaccacaggggtgtagtacccccttaaggctcaaaatatgaaaaatcagacaattttgatgtcaaaatgaatcaactaacattagaaaacaattaaaatgttgaacacaagctcttaaatacatttttcatgaatttccaaaaatagggtcggtattcttttgtgcagtaaatagaaaaaaacaacttttttctgatttccaaaattagggtcggtcggttgagccTTGCCCttggcaagcaaacatctttttttttttccccaagcCAAGTGTGTATGttaatgcacattaaacacatacactagcacctgttggaactcccggtcggagccgggatCAGAGTTTCAATTATTATTGGAACTGGCCTGCATGTCAATTTGTCCAGCTTTTGGATCTAGCTCTAGTCAATCAAGTTATTCAGTTATTGAACACAGTCTGGGAAGATGCACCATACTCCATTCACAGGTTTTTATACACCAACCTCCAGCATAAAGTTTCTGACATCTACATGTATACTCTGTCAATCATGGCCAATTGTCGACATTTACATTATTGTCAATTGTCATTCTTTGTTGTTGCAATGACATGTGAAACTGAACTTAAGCTTACCTCAGTCTTCCGTTTTGGCGGCATATTTATGTTTGTAGTAGTTTGTTTACAGCTAGACAAGGAAACAGCAAATGATCGCTTGAAAGTCTGCAAGTTTGGAGCAGCTAAATCAGTGGCTACCCTTCGAAAGACAAACAAAGCTGCCTTGTCATAATTTATGCTTGACAAAGGAATGGCAACACTTTTGTATCCCAAGTAAACTCAGATAAACTCATAAAAAACTAGTATAAGAAATAAAATCGCGTTAAATGCAACTATTTGAGCTAGTTAATAGCATAAAATTTTATTAATACTAGTATTTTGCTATTTATGGTCTTAAACCAGCACAAAAGTTGATGCAGACATATCTAAAAAATATTAGTTTCTGTCAAGTAGAAACTGTTAACCACATGTGTGACCTTTAACCTCAAATGACCTACTTTTGACCTCATTTGTAAACAACACAGCAGCTGacatttgtaacattttgtcCATTTTTGTAGCGTCTTTACTACGGAAAGTCACGAATATCACGTATTTATGATGTTGACATACCATGTGAAGTAGTAGTTAGAACATTTCAAGAGGTTTTTGAAGCTTTAAGTCAAGAAAAAGAAGCTGAACTGTTGGGAAAAAACAAACCAGCAGTGAAGTTGCCAAATTCTGCACACATGCATGCCCCGGGATGCATGCATGCCACATAGATATCACTGACTGATTGAACTGTCAGGTCTAGCTGGAATCTAAGTCTAAACTATGGGAGCCGTGACGTTATTGATAATTTTCTTGGCAGTGTTCCTCCTTGGCATCTTTCAACATTATATATCTGCATTTGTGAAATGGGTACGTAAATATCGCATATgcagataatttttttttaatcaaagctCCAGTCCATGAGCTTTTTGACGACACCAACACTTCAAGTTAAATTCAGGTCACCTCCTCTGATGTTGATGTGGGATCCCGCTCTGTTAGAGTATCCAACCGGAACCAGAAACAGCTGATGTTAAAAGTCCCACACCCACatttgtttcaaaaacaaaacGAACAAAGAAAAATGAGAACAGTCATGGAAACAGAGTCATGAGATATCATTATTAAACAATCCGCAAAACATTGGTGTACAGCATGAAAGCAGGAGAAGAGGAATGTGAGCTAAAGGAGGAACAGAGgaaacagccctcgaattaacccacggcacccatggcattttgccgtgggtgcccacccccactgccgtaatgccctcaaaatatgtcctttacccaaggcagtcacttgccgtgccctctaatgaagttgccgtcggtgccccagccctgccccttcattataaaatcatctatctatgtttgtgtgtgttttcttcacatttgaaaaattgccttggtgcccttctcaaatttgcaacagttgccatgatgccctcttgaaattttacaaactgccgtgctgccttgccttttcagtgaaaatccaaggcaattttacaacttgccctaaaaaagttgccgtgcccctacagatccttaattcgagggctgagagGAAAGGAGGAGAGGCGGGAAACAACGAAGAAGTTGATTAAAGTTAAATCAGTGAATAAAAATGAAATGGAGGGTGGGCCCGGGGATgcatatattgcaaatttcattcATTTAGGAACCGCAAAAGACTGGTGACCGTGAGTAGTTTAAATTCTATATCTGTATCATATCTTTTATTTGTCCAATCCTCAGTTGATACATTGAACCAAGTTGGCATAAAAAAGTTCCAGTCTATATGATCACAGGGATTAGTTTTTAAACACAACAGAATCATTCATGATATGTTACTCCAAGAACTATACAATTGTTTTCCTTCCAGTTGACCAAACAGTTTTTCAAGGATTCTTCCCAAGTTACCAGGCTAAAAGATGAATTGAAAGAGATAATAGCAGAACAAGATGATACAGACATGAAAGAAGAATTTCCAAAATATGCAAGGCTTGgaagaagaaagaacaaaatccaAGAACACCTAAAATCATTGCGTAAGTTTTGTTACATTTAGTTTCCTTCCTTAGTCTTAAAGTCAGGGAGAGAGTGAGTATAAACCAATAGGACAGATGAGGTTTGttttattgggttattccagatgaaatttgcacaccccaatggaagacattacggtgtgggaggttaaggtcatgttttccatagggagtgtatgaatttcaacccgagggggcactcccactttggaggtgacgcgtatgtagggctgttaagacccccttctTCAGcatcgctctcacccaaagaccccatattttttacaaacacatgctctgtcacccaaagaccccttatttttccatttgatctgtcacccaaagacccttatttttcaatttgaacagcaactttcatttatcactgattttgttacttattttgaaaaaacaaagaaatttgaagccatttagaaataGAAATTCGATGTTTGAGGttcctgtggcgctgtttcgcCTCTCGCCCAaaggttccattaaaaaaaaatgtcatgttctcacccaatgaccccatattttttacattttgctcttacTGAATACCCTTATTGcaaaagtgtcagccctacacctatatccatttcatatttaaGTGCCCCtcctggatttcaactggaatagcccattgctgatTTTGTCTGGTATCCTCAGGTACACAGTGAATTTCATCACTACTAGGGAAGAGTGGGATTAGTTGACTTGCCAAGTACAATGTATGTTGTAACAAGTATTACAATAACCTATAAAAACAACAGGTAGAGGAGACAATGGGTGTGGTGTTGAATtgtgtaattttaacaaaaaatattattgatacaTGAGTATCCACTCTGAAATTGAATTATTGTAACATTGTTTACTTGACCATATTGGCATATTTCCGAGGCATATTCTTGCTGTCTACACCATTCTCAATAATAGTTCTTACATTTTCCTGTTTTCTTACAGGTCAATCAAAAACTACAGATACTCTCTATTTCAGCTGGGGGCTGACACTGGTTTTGAATATGTTTCATGTAAGTTTACAATAATATGTACACTGCTTTAACTGAGCTGAATGTAAATTGGACAATTCCAGATCATACAtgtagatgcacacccctatagaggagttaaATTTCCGAACTTTTTGACCAGTTATGATTGCCGGTAATCCAGGCTATTAAAGTGTCTAAATTTGAAGAAAATCTGGCAACAATAGTTCCCAATCGAAAATCCTAAATTTTTCGGAtaattccgtgatttttcatttCCAAGCTTTCCAAACTGGAATTCAGTCATTTTCAGGAAGCAAACCTtcaaaatccagacatttcttttattgaaaatttactaCTCTATAGGCAGTGTGCACCTATTATTTGGAATACACCATTATGTTGTTCTTTTCTCTAAACATTGTTTTCACTTACGGTGTGACATATAATGCatacaatttcatatttttgtcaaatgttgttgaCTCTCTAGTCACTTGTTCTGAACACCCATCTGTATGTTTTTACCACACTTGAAGACCAATTTTTGTTACATTACTCATGAAAGCTGCATGTCATGTCTACATGTACACCAGCAAATGATCATATGAATTCTTTTCATCCTAAAAAATCCAAAAGCAGAACAAAACAAGATAAAGCCTGAAGAAACAGTTTGAAGAGAAGGTTATTGTTAAAATGGCATAAAACTACAGTAGAAGACTGTCTAGAAACTCTCCTCAACCCTTGGGAGTTGGAGCTCTGTGGTTAAAATATGCCCCAAATACATGTAGGCTGATTTTTCATGGTTTGGCATAAAACATGGGGGTGTGTACCCCCAACCCCCACCAGGCACACAACCTAAAATGCAAGCTTCATACCTATTTCTGTAGCACCCATTCCCCTAAGTCTCTTACATGTACATACCAACAGTCATCTGCAAACATTACAAAATTTACCTGGATATTCCTTTCCCCCAGCAATATGGGTCTAGACCTGCTTACTGAACAAACACCCACACTATATCCAGCAGTTTATGTTGGAAAGTTATTGGTTTACAAATAAtgtatcatttttttttctctccaCAGACGGTGTGCCTGATTTTCCTTATATGGAGATATCGCTATGTGGAACTCATTACCATGAATCCTGATTGGTTCTGGCCAGTAGCTAGTCTAGTAGCCTTTCCCACAGGCATTCCAGGAGCTGTAGGGATCACATGCTGGGTTCTaatatgtaatgtaatattaagGAGACTAGCACAGGTGAAATCTACATGGGGAAGCTCAAAGTCGCATGAAAGTTGACCTGGTGTTGTTGTCATTGCCATTAGGATTACTAAGATATGCACTATGAATATCTTCCGAAACATTTTATTCCGGTGAAGGTGTTTCAAGTGGCTCTGTTTAGTCCAGTTCTAGCCTTTAAAACCAGCTTAAAAGTTTAATACTACAGTATTATTTACTATAATTTGTTTCACATTAGTTTAAAGTAACCTGTAGGTGTTATTATCAAATGAGGGCTGATGAGTTCATAGTATGCAGTAGTTCTATTGCACAGTTAGGAGGAACAAGAAATAATACTTAAtatgttttaaattatattccCTGTTTCAGGCAATGGTTTACATGTAGGTCCAATCCTATTTAAAGCgacattgtaacatttccataaaatactgtcagatatgtctcctattaattttgagccaaacaaaattggaatttactaccagcgccaatgtcAGTTGTGCTACAGCATGGTCCTTTGATGTATGTATGACCAACCTgcatgccatgtacgtactgtgttaggAACATCACGTATGTGTGCGACTAATATTTGcactgtaataattaaacaatggttcctgcgctttattcaaaatctcacaGACTACAGCACCTgaagttttgatttttgcagggtatgttagtttaatacgGGTGCAGTCCAATGTAGGTAGACCGCCTGTCTAGTCTTAAGTTGGGCTTCCTGTCATGATCATCATGGATGAACAATGGCCTATATGTagtaatttcaaataaaattaaaacaaaaagacaAGGTATAGGACAAAGAGTGGGTGTACTTTTACACCAGTTCCACCTGGTTTTGTTTGCTAAATCATCAACAGGACTGGGAAAATGTTTTCTGGGAAGATAAGCCAAATTTCACTCTAAGATAGCAACTTTtctaatactgtaaaagtggaaaaaaCACAAATTatgttcttttatttatttatttatgtcttaTTGGCACTGTTCTTCcttttaatgtataggtctatgtaggaaactgaaaatcacgaaattaaaaacaagcatcaAAGTCGGCAAAGCGTGAAATATTACAcgtgcgaaaattaccacttttacagtattataATAGAAATGTATTTTTTACTTGGGGaaacaaatttccctccaaattcaaaaattttcctcaaaatcaCAACATTTCCTAGAAATGAGCTTCTTATAATAGATTCCACATTTTTTGTAGACCTGTCACCTTAATCATATcaaacttagggaccgttcacaaacacttgttagggcggcctgatgcaaaaaggggggccctgaaaatttggaccctcctaggggggggcttaaaaaatgaccacaaattttcctgggaaaattgagtttacatcttttctatggggttgacccataattttcatgtcaaaaaggggggctgaaattttgaggtctgtaaaggggggcgaaaaagttttgtgatgaaattttttgcatcaggcccccaacaagtgtttgtgaacggtcccttagaagTCAGAATCAAAATAAAACTGAATTGTCAGATTGGGCAAATGATACCAAACTTTCTCAGAACAAGTTTAATGATATTTATCCCTCTAATGTGGAGAGTGAAAGCAGTGTCATAACCAGGGCTTGAGAAGTCTTGTTCTCCTCTGGCCCCTCTGAAATACTAGCTGTCATGACATTTC
Above is a window of Amphiura filiformis chromosome 7, Afil_fr2py, whole genome shotgun sequence DNA encoding:
- the LOC140156929 gene encoding guided entry of tail-anchored proteins factor 1-like, which gives rise to MGAVTLLIIFLAVFLLGIFQHYISAFVKWLTKQFFKDSSQVTRLKDELKEIIAEQDDTDMKEEFPKYARLGRRKNKIQEHLKSLRQSKTTDTLYFSWGLTLVLNMFHTVCLIFLIWRYRYVELITMNPDWFWPVASLVAFPTGIPGAVGITCWVLICNVILRRLAQVKSTWGSSKSHES